A window from Pseudomonas frederiksbergensis encodes these proteins:
- the folD gene encoding bifunctional methylenetetrahydrofolate dehydrogenase/methenyltetrahydrofolate cyclohydrolase FolD translates to MTAQLIDGKSIAASLRQQIAKRVNERRQQGLRTPGLAVILVGSDPASQVYVSHKRKDCEEVGFISQAYDLPSETTQEALTDLIDRLNDDPAIDGVLLQLPLPEHLDASKLLERIRPDKDVDGFHPYNVGRLAQRIPLLRPCTPKGIMTLLESTGVDLYGMDAVVVGASNIVGRPMAMELLLAGCTVTVTHRFTKDLAGHVGRADLVVVAAGKPGLVKGEWIKEGAIVIDVGINRQEDGKLVGDVIYDTALPRAGWITPVPGGVGPMTRACLLENTLYAAETLHS, encoded by the coding sequence ATGACTGCACAACTAATCGACGGCAAATCGATCGCCGCCAGCCTGCGCCAGCAGATCGCCAAACGCGTCAACGAGCGTCGCCAGCAAGGTCTGCGCACGCCCGGTCTCGCGGTGATCCTGGTCGGCAGCGATCCCGCCTCTCAGGTTTATGTCTCGCACAAGCGTAAAGACTGTGAAGAGGTCGGCTTCATTTCCCAAGCCTACGACCTGCCTTCCGAAACCACTCAAGAAGCACTGACCGATCTGATCGATCGCCTGAACGACGATCCGGCGATTGATGGCGTTCTGCTTCAGCTTCCTTTACCTGAACACCTGGACGCCTCCAAATTGCTGGAACGCATTCGTCCAGACAAGGACGTCGACGGTTTCCACCCTTATAACGTCGGCCGCCTTGCCCAGCGCATTCCACTGCTGCGTCCGTGCACCCCTAAAGGGATCATGACGCTGCTGGAAAGCACTGGTGTCGATCTCTACGGGATGGACGCAGTGGTTGTCGGGGCTTCCAACATTGTTGGCCGCCCGATGGCAATGGAGCTGCTGCTGGCCGGCTGCACTGTGACCGTCACCCACCGCTTCACCAAGGATCTGGCAGGCCACGTCGGTCGTGCCGATCTGGTGGTGGTCGCTGCCGGCAAGCCGGGGCTGGTAAAGGGTGAGTGGATCAAGGAAGGCGCGATCGTGATCGACGTCGGCATCAACCGCCAGGAAGACGGCAAACTGGTTGGCGACGTGATCTACGACACCGCCCTGCCCCGCGCTGGCTGGATCACTCCGGTCCCGGGTGGCGTTGGCCCGATGACGCGCGCTTGCCTGCTGGAAAACACGCTGTACGCAGCCGAAACACTGCACAGCTGA
- the pbpG gene encoding D-alanyl-D-alanine endopeptidase — MKIRLSILSLFFAFTGTFTTPTVNAADTTSAPRDTSTLKLASSSALLMDLQTNKIIYASNPDVVKPIASVSKLMTGLIVVEARQNMDEYLSINISDTPEMKGVFSRVKLKSELPRREMLLIALMSSENRAAASLAHHYPGGYVAFIAAMNAKAKALGMTSTHFVEPTGLSPRNVSTARDLSKLLIAAHKYPLLTELSTTKQKTVSFRKPNYSLGFRNTDHLVNKPNWDIKLTKTGFTNEAGHCLVLVTSMGNRPVALVILDAFGKYTHFADASRIRSWVETGRGTNVPSVALQYKSDKNLKHRQSSVVEASK; from the coding sequence GTGAAAATCCGTCTTTCCATCCTGAGCCTATTTTTTGCATTTACCGGGACTTTCACCACGCCAACCGTCAACGCTGCCGACACCACTTCAGCGCCGCGAGATACGTCAACACTGAAGCTCGCTTCCAGCAGCGCATTGCTGATGGATCTGCAGACCAACAAAATCATCTATGCCAGTAATCCTGACGTGGTTAAGCCGATCGCTTCCGTCAGCAAGTTGATGACTGGGCTGATCGTGGTTGAAGCCAGACAGAACATGGACGAATACCTGTCGATCAACATCAGCGACACGCCGGAAATGAAAGGCGTGTTCTCCCGGGTGAAACTCAAAAGCGAATTGCCGCGCAGGGAAATGCTGCTGATTGCCCTGATGTCCTCGGAAAATCGCGCGGCTGCCAGCCTGGCCCATCATTATCCAGGTGGCTACGTCGCGTTTATTGCCGCGATGAATGCCAAAGCAAAAGCACTGGGCATGACCAGTACACACTTCGTCGAACCCACCGGCCTCTCCCCTCGCAACGTGTCCACAGCCCGCGACCTGAGCAAACTGCTGATCGCTGCGCACAAATACCCGCTACTGACTGAACTGAGTACGACCAAGCAAAAAACCGTCTCGTTCCGTAAACCCAACTACAGCCTGGGTTTCCGTAATACCGACCACTTGGTCAACAAGCCGAACTGGGACATCAAGCTGACGAAAACCGGCTTCACCAACGAAGCCGGTCACTGCCTGGTGCTGGTCACCAGCATGGGCAATCGCCCGGTTGCGCTGGTCATCCTCGACGCCTTTGGCAAGTACACACACTTTGCCGATGCCAGCCGTATTCGCAGCTGGGTTGAAACCGGCAGGGGCACCAACGTGCCATCTGTAGCCTTGCAGTACAAATCCGACAAGAATCTCAAGCATCGTCAGAGCAGCGTGGTTGAAGCGTCGAAATAA
- a CDS encoding DUF6021 family protein: MAHSKTPVGPHSSEHSSGDELGFDPDSPDLADPQVDPIGPAKAPRDVKPGDNPKAPAKPYDPLADLKP, from the coding sequence ATGGCACATTCCAAGACCCCTGTCGGCCCGCATTCGTCTGAGCATTCTTCGGGTGATGAGTTGGGGTTCGATCCCGATTCACCGGACCTCGCCGATCCTCAGGTCGACCCCATCGGACCTGCCAAGGCACCCAGGGATGTGAAGCCGGGCGACAATCCCAAGGCTCCCGCGAAGCCTTACGATCCACTCGCCGATCTGAAACCCTGA
- a CDS encoding TerC family protein — translation MEYLLELAASPTAWVALATLIVMEIVLGIDNLIFISILTNKLPEQHRQKARRIGIGMALILRLALLSTIAFIVQLTEPVIDIFGQTFSWKDMILIAGGLFLLWKATTEIHHSMDPAPDDPTSATSTVTLGFAAAIGQILMLDMVFSIDSIITAVGMTEHLPIMIIAVVVSVLVMLLAADPLAKFINDNPTVVMLALGFLIMIGMTLIAEGFGAHVPKGYVYAAMAFSATIESLNMMSRRAKQKRLAAEA, via the coding sequence ATGGAATACCTTTTAGAACTTGCTGCAAGCCCCACTGCCTGGGTCGCCCTGGCTACATTGATCGTGATGGAAATCGTGCTCGGCATCGATAACCTGATCTTCATTTCGATCCTGACCAACAAACTGCCCGAGCAGCACCGGCAGAAGGCGCGGCGCATTGGTATCGGCATGGCGCTGATCCTGCGACTGGCGCTGCTGAGCACCATCGCGTTCATCGTCCAGTTGACTGAGCCTGTGATCGATATCTTCGGCCAGACGTTCTCCTGGAAGGACATGATCCTGATCGCCGGCGGCCTGTTCCTGTTGTGGAAGGCGACCACCGAGATCCATCACAGCATGGACCCGGCGCCGGATGATCCAACGTCGGCCACCTCGACCGTGACCCTGGGCTTCGCTGCCGCTATCGGTCAGATCCTGATGCTGGACATGGTGTTCTCCATCGACAGCATCATTACCGCTGTCGGCATGACCGAACACTTGCCGATCATGATCATCGCGGTGGTGGTGTCGGTACTGGTGATGTTGCTGGCGGCTGACCCTCTGGCCAAGTTCATCAACGACAACCCGACAGTGGTGATGCTGGCGCTGGGCTTCCTGATCATGATCGGCATGACGCTGATCGCCGAAGGCTTCGGCGCCCATGTACCGAAAGGCTACGTGTATGCAGCCATGGCGTTCTCGGCGACGATCGAGAGTTTGAACATGATGTCACGGCGGGCGAAGCAGAAGCGTTTAGCCGCTGAAGCTTAA
- the nhaR gene encoding transcriptional activator NhaR has protein sequence MLNYRQLHYFWVVAKTGSIVRACEQLNLTPQTISGQISLLEQTYGIELFRRVGRQLELTEAGRQTLPYAEQMFQLGGELELMLRAQPNEQQILFRVGVADVVPKSIVYRLIAPTMELSEPLRITCREDKLERLLADLAIQRLDLVISDSPMPSHLDIKGYSQKLGECGISFFATAGLAAQYGQDFPRGLHGAPLLIPGPETVVRSRLQRWFAEQQIQPRIVGEFDDSALMQAFGQSGSGIFIGPSVIADEVIRQYGVELIGQTDAVTESFYAISVERKVKHPGIVAITEGARRQLFTEM, from the coding sequence ATGCTCAACTATCGACAGCTGCATTACTTCTGGGTGGTGGCCAAGACCGGCAGCATCGTGCGCGCCTGCGAGCAACTGAATCTGACGCCGCAGACCATCAGCGGGCAGATTTCCCTGCTCGAACAAACCTATGGCATCGAGCTTTTTCGGCGGGTCGGCCGGCAGCTGGAACTCACCGAAGCCGGTCGTCAGACCCTGCCCTACGCCGAGCAAATGTTCCAGTTGGGCGGCGAACTGGAGCTGATGCTGCGAGCCCAGCCCAACGAGCAACAGATTCTGTTTCGGGTAGGCGTGGCCGATGTGGTGCCCAAATCCATCGTCTATCGCCTGATTGCGCCGACCATGGAATTGAGCGAGCCGCTGCGCATCACTTGTCGCGAAGACAAACTGGAACGCCTGCTCGCCGACCTGGCGATCCAGCGGCTCGACCTGGTGATTTCCGACAGCCCGATGCCCTCGCACCTGGACATCAAGGGCTACAGCCAGAAACTCGGGGAATGCGGGATCAGCTTCTTCGCCACTGCTGGACTGGCGGCGCAATACGGTCAGGATTTCCCCCGCGGCCTGCACGGCGCACCGCTGCTGATTCCAGGACCGGAGACCGTGGTGCGCAGTCGCTTGCAGCGCTGGTTTGCCGAGCAGCAGATCCAGCCGCGCATCGTCGGCGAGTTCGATGACAGCGCCTTGATGCAGGCTTTCGGCCAATCCGGCAGCGGGATCTTCATCGGCCCAAGCGTGATTGCCGATGAAGTGATACGCCAATACGGCGTGGAACTGATTGGCCAGACCGACGCGGTGACCGAGTCGTTCTACGCCATTTCGGTGGAACGCAAGGTCAAGCACCCCGGCATTGTCGCCATTACCGAAGGTGCCCGACGCCAGCTGTTCACCGAGATGTGA